The nucleotide window GTCGGCATCATCTCACCGTGGAACTACCCACTCACGCTCGCGGTCTCGGACGCGATCCCGGCGCTGCTCGCCGGCAACGCCGTCGTACTCAAACCCGCGAAGGAGACGCCGTTCACCGCACTGCGCGCCGTCTCGCTGCTCCGTGAGGCCGGCCTCCCCGACGATGTCTTTCAGGTCGTCACCGGTCGTGGCTCGGAGATCGGGACGCCGCTCATCGAGAACTCGGACTATCTGATGTTCACGGGGAGTACGGAAACGGGTCGGACAGTCGCCGAACAGGCCGGCGCGAACCTGATCGACTGCTCGATGGAGCTCGGTGGGAAGAACCCGCTCCTCGTGTTCGACGACGCCGATCTCGGGAAAACCGTCGAGGGTGCGATCCGTGGCGCGTTCACCAACGCTGGCCAGCTCTGTATCTCGCTCGAACGGTTTTACGTCCAGTCGGGCGTTCGCGAGGCGTTCGAGCGACGGTTCGTCGATGCGGTCGACGAGCTCGAACTCGGGACGAGTCTCGACTACGAGTCCGACGTCGGCTCGCTGGCCTCGGCCGACCAGCTGGAGAAGGTCGAATCCCACGTCGAGGACGCGCGTGAGAAGGGGGCGACGGTGCTCACGGGTGGCGAGGCGCGGCCCGACGTCGGCCCGTATTTCTACGAGCCGACGGTGCTCACCGACGTCACCGACGAGATGACGGTCGCGAACGAGGAGACCTTCGGCCCCGTCGTCGCCATCCACGAATTCGACGAGGTGGGCGAGGCCATCGAACTGGCGAACGACTCCGATCGCGGGCTGAACGCGAGCGTTTGGACCGAAGATTCCGACTTTGGCCATGCGGTC belongs to Halococcus qingdaonensis and includes:
- a CDS encoding succinic semialdehyde dehydrogenase, yielding MAETTTRRSPSEFADLLGQLPTDAADRESIVVEAPDTGDELGTVPAHTAADVRAATERAADAQASWADRSFDERAAVVERYHDLVLDEQAELLDLVQRESGKSRRAAYEELLDIAITSRYYAYHGDEHIQSRRRAGAIPLLTKTVEHHHPKGVVGIISPWNYPLTLAVSDAIPALLAGNAVVLKPAKETPFTALRAVSLLREAGLPDDVFQVVTGRGSEIGTPLIENSDYLMFTGSTETGRTVAEQAGANLIDCSMELGGKNPLLVFDDADLGKTVEGAIRGAFTNAGQLCISLERFYVQSGVREAFERRFVDAVDELELGTSLDYESDVGSLASADQLEKVESHVEDAREKGATVLTGGEARPDVGPYFYEPTVLTDVTDEMTVANEETFGPVVAIHEFDEVGEAIELANDSDRGLNASVWTEDSDFGHAVARRIECGTVNINEGYVATWASTDAPMGGMKESGLGRRHGREGIRKYTDAQTVAEQRLAPIAAPSGVPEELYTAGMTAAMRVLKRIPGLR